One Kallotenue papyrolyticum genomic window carries:
- a CDS encoding lysophospholipid acyltransferase family protein, with translation MASWSAERRAARQTSTSGWAALQPSLALGYRALAVLAPHLPAALGYRAGEVLGALLAQPWFPPYRAVLANLRVVMPEADRAHCQLVARRVLQGICLNYYDLFRWPHLSDGELRAAATAQGLEHVHGALARGRGVVVVAPHCGPYTIVFGALIRQFDTRALLVVERIADPQIHAAVNRMRRMPGIDVEPLGPQVGRAVLRALRRNQIVILGGDRAIGANNVVVRFFGRPTPLPSGPATLALRTGAPLVTGCVRRLPDRRAWACFDPPLAIDRSAPTPTAVRDVTQKIAYIMEAYIRRDPAQWLVAQRVWPDP, from the coding sequence GTGGCGAGCTGGAGCGCTGAACGACGGGCAGCGCGGCAAACGAGCACGTCGGGCTGGGCTGCGCTGCAGCCATCGCTGGCGCTTGGCTATCGCGCCCTGGCTGTGCTAGCGCCACATTTGCCGGCGGCCCTGGGCTACCGCGCCGGTGAGGTGCTGGGCGCGCTGTTGGCGCAGCCCTGGTTCCCGCCCTATCGCGCCGTGCTAGCCAACCTGCGAGTGGTCATGCCTGAAGCGGATCGGGCCCACTGCCAGCTTGTCGCGCGGCGCGTGCTGCAGGGCATCTGCCTCAACTACTACGACCTGTTTCGCTGGCCCCATCTGTCGGATGGGGAGCTGCGCGCGGCAGCGACGGCGCAGGGCCTCGAGCATGTTCACGGTGCGCTGGCGCGCGGGCGGGGCGTGGTGGTGGTAGCGCCGCACTGTGGCCCGTACACGATCGTCTTCGGCGCGTTGATCCGCCAGTTCGATACGCGCGCGCTGCTGGTGGTCGAACGCATCGCCGATCCGCAGATTCATGCTGCCGTCAACCGGATGCGGCGCATGCCGGGCATCGATGTCGAGCCGCTCGGTCCGCAGGTTGGCCGCGCCGTGTTGCGCGCGTTGCGCCGCAACCAGATCGTGATCCTCGGCGGCGATCGGGCCATCGGCGCGAACAACGTGGTGGTGCGCTTTTTTGGGCGGCCTACGCCCCTGCCCAGCGGCCCGGCGACGCTGGCGTTGCGCACTGGCGCGCCGTTGGTGACGGGATGTGTGCGCCGTTTGCCAGATCGCCGTGCCTGGGCCTGTTTCGATCCGCCGCTGGCGATCGACCGCTCAGCGCCAACGCCGACGGCAGTGCGTGACGTCACGCAAAAGATCGCCTATATTATGGAGGCATATATTCGGCGCGATCCGGCGCAGTGGCTGGTCGCGCAGCGGGTGTGGCCCGACCCATGA
- a CDS encoding inositol-3-phosphate synthase gives MSDKKIRVAIIGVGNCASSLVQGVEFYKNASEDDFVPGLMHVNLGGYHIRDIEFSAAFDINVTKVGKDLSEAIFAEPNNTYRFANVPYLGVKVHRGMTHDGIGKYLGQVIKKAPGPTDDIVGILKNTKTDVVISYLPVGSEMATKWYVEQVLEAGCAFINCVPVFIASQEYWRRRFEERNLPIIGDDIKSQVGATITHRVLTNLFRERGVRLDRTYQLNFGGNTDFLNMLERERLESKKISKTNAVTSQLDYTISEDDAHVGPSDYVPWLTDRKWCYIRMEGTTFGNVPINLECKLEVWDSPNSAGVVIDAIRCAKLALDRGIGGALYSPSSYFMKTPPQQYTDAEARAKTEAFIRGELER, from the coding sequence GTGAGCGACAAAAAGATCCGCGTCGCCATTATTGGCGTCGGTAACTGCGCGTCCTCGCTGGTGCAGGGAGTAGAGTTCTACAAAAACGCCAGCGAGGACGATTTCGTGCCGGGGTTGATGCACGTCAATCTGGGCGGCTACCATATCCGCGATATCGAGTTTTCGGCTGCGTTCGATATCAATGTCACCAAAGTCGGCAAGGATCTCTCGGAAGCGATCTTTGCCGAGCCTAATAATACCTACCGCTTTGCCAACGTTCCCTACCTGGGCGTGAAAGTCCATCGCGGTATGACACACGACGGGATCGGCAAGTATCTGGGGCAGGTGATCAAAAAGGCGCCGGGGCCGACCGACGATATTGTCGGTATTCTCAAGAACACCAAAACCGACGTGGTCATCTCCTACCTGCCGGTGGGCTCCGAGATGGCGACCAAGTGGTATGTCGAGCAGGTGTTGGAAGCCGGGTGTGCCTTTATCAACTGTGTGCCGGTGTTTATCGCCTCGCAGGAGTATTGGCGGCGGCGCTTCGAGGAGCGTAACTTGCCGATCATCGGCGATGATATCAAGTCGCAGGTCGGGGCGACGATCACGCACCGTGTGCTGACCAACCTGTTCCGCGAGCGGGGCGTGCGCCTGGATCGCACCTATCAGCTCAACTTCGGCGGCAACACCGACTTCCTGAACATGCTGGAGCGCGAGCGGCTGGAGTCGAAGAAGATCTCCAAGACCAATGCCGTGACCAGCCAGCTCGATTACACCATCTCTGAAGACGATGCCCATGTCGGGCCGAGCGACTATGTGCCCTGGCTCACCGATCGCAAGTGGTGCTACATCCGCATGGAGGGCACGACCTTCGGCAATGTGCCGATCAACCTGGAGTGCAAGCTGGAGGTCTGGGACTCGCCCAATTCGGCGGGCGTGGTGATCGATGCGATTCGCTGCGCCAAGCTGGCGCTTGATCGTGGCATTGGCGGCGCGCTGTATAGCCCATCGAGCTACTTCATGAAGACGCCGCCGCAGCAGTACACCGATGCCGAGGCGCGCGCCAAGACCGAGGCCTTTATCCGTGGCGAGCTGGAGCGCTGA
- a CDS encoding anti-sigma factor, with the protein MTESSEQCLTIQAQLAAYALGERPLDAELRAHLAMCEDCRQALAGYAQVARVLPYAAPAAVPSPALRARLLAAISSADAATTPALPRQSTTRSRRPLPAWGLALAVVLALLFWNVALHRHLDQQSRQLAASRANWQAMVWLLNDAAVHPIRLQGASTATFWAAPDQTVGCLVAQGLPQPPAGHVYQIWLIQDQAVESAGTFLPQGMDSWTIIRTNRSPLDYDLIRVTLEPAGGSTTPSGPVVLEGRLDTTV; encoded by the coding sequence ATGACCGAGTCAAGCGAGCAATGCCTGACGATCCAGGCGCAACTGGCAGCCTATGCCCTGGGCGAGCGTCCGCTCGATGCCGAGCTGCGCGCACATCTGGCGATGTGTGAGGACTGCCGTCAGGCGCTGGCGGGCTATGCGCAGGTAGCGCGTGTGCTGCCCTATGCGGCGCCTGCCGCCGTGCCATCGCCCGCGTTGCGCGCGCGGTTGCTGGCGGCAATCAGCAGCGCGGATGCTGCGACTACTCCGGCTCTGCCGCGTCAAAGCACCACGCGCTCGCGCCGCCCGCTGCCGGCCTGGGGCCTGGCGCTGGCTGTGGTGCTGGCGCTGCTGTTCTGGAACGTCGCGCTCCACCGCCACCTCGATCAGCAATCCCGCCAGCTCGCCGCCAGCCGCGCCAACTGGCAGGCGATGGTCTGGCTGCTCAACGATGCAGCCGTACACCCGATCCGGCTCCAGGGCGCCAGCACTGCCACCTTCTGGGCCGCGCCCGACCAGACAGTGGGCTGCCTGGTCGCGCAAGGACTGCCTCAACCGCCTGCCGGCCACGTGTACCAGATCTGGCTCATTCAGGACCAGGCCGTCGAAAGCGCAGGCACGTTTCTGCCCCAGGGCATGGATAGCTGGACCATCATTCGCACCAATCGCTCGCCGCTCGACTATGATCTGATCCGTGTCACGCTCGAACCCGCAGGTGGCAGCACCACTCCCAGCGGACCGGTGGTCTTGGAAGGGCGGCTTGACACTACAGTCTAG
- a CDS encoding DUF7282 domain-containing protein has product MASTWLRRLSMPLALMAGIALLILAAGVRAAPAQQNATVIEMRDNFFQPAQVTVRVGTTVTWRNMGQRPHTATASNNAFNTGTVNPGAELSVTLNTPGTYDYFCQFHDGMVGSIVVEAAQAQPSPAASPSPTTPAGPQPSIEASDQPLVNNTITVARVVAAQDGWVAVHTNTAENRPGPVIGQAQVRTGENRNVRIQLSQTPQPGDKLWPMLHIDAGQMGVYEFPGPDGPVQANGQVVMIQITITGGQAAAPAPAASPAPAAGQPHALPETGAPIDLTLPALSVALVLLFSGALIATRIARRRA; this is encoded by the coding sequence ATGGCAAGCACCTGGCTCCGTCGGCTATCGATGCCGCTCGCCCTGATGGCCGGGATCGCGCTGCTGATCCTGGCTGCGGGCGTGCGTGCCGCGCCCGCGCAACAAAATGCCACCGTGATCGAAATGCGCGACAACTTCTTCCAGCCGGCACAAGTCACCGTTCGCGTCGGTACAACCGTTACCTGGCGCAACATGGGTCAGCGCCCGCACACCGCTACAGCCAGCAACAACGCCTTCAACACCGGCACCGTCAATCCCGGTGCTGAACTGTCGGTAACGCTCAACACGCCGGGCACCTACGATTATTTCTGTCAGTTCCATGATGGCATGGTTGGTTCGATCGTGGTCGAAGCGGCGCAAGCGCAGCCCTCGCCTGCAGCGTCGCCTTCGCCGACGACGCCGGCCGGGCCACAACCAAGCATTGAGGCCAGCGATCAACCGCTCGTCAACAACACCATCACCGTGGCGCGAGTCGTCGCTGCGCAGGATGGCTGGGTCGCCGTGCATACCAACACGGCTGAGAACCGGCCAGGACCGGTGATCGGCCAGGCACAGGTGCGCACGGGCGAGAACCGGAACGTACGGATCCAGCTCAGCCAGACACCCCAACCGGGCGACAAGCTCTGGCCGATGCTACACATCGATGCCGGTCAGATGGGCGTGTACGAATTCCCCGGCCCCGATGGACCGGTCCAGGCAAATGGCCAGGTCGTAATGATCCAGATCACCATCACCGGCGGCCAGGCAGCCGCTCCAGCACCAGCGGCATCACCGGCGCCCGCTGCCGGCCAGCCGCACGCGCTGCCGGAAACCGGCGCGCCGATAGATCTGACGCTGCCGGCGTTGAGCGTCGCGCTGGTGCTGCTGTTCAGTGGCGCGCTGATCGCCACGCGTATCGCCCGGCGTCGTGCCTGA
- a CDS encoding NUDIX hydrolase translates to MLRFCPQCATPLEMRTVEGKPRPVCPACGYVVFADPKVAATLLVERDGQILMLRRRIAPGRGRWCFPGGYVDFGEDPRRAAQRECWEEAGLHLEPLQLLDVSFDGRVIVITYHALAPAEATPVPGDDADQAGWFAPEQLPPLAFEGMRQAIAIWQRRRADQR, encoded by the coding sequence ATGCTGCGCTTCTGTCCCCAATGCGCCACGCCGCTTGAAATGCGCACGGTGGAGGGCAAGCCCAGACCGGTCTGTCCCGCCTGTGGCTATGTGGTCTTCGCCGATCCCAAGGTAGCGGCAACGCTGCTGGTGGAGCGCGACGGCCAGATCCTGATGCTGCGTCGGCGCATCGCCCCCGGACGCGGTCGCTGGTGCTTTCCGGGCGGCTATGTTGATTTCGGGGAAGATCCGCGCCGCGCGGCGCAGCGCGAGTGCTGGGAGGAGGCCGGCCTGCATCTGGAGCCGCTGCAGTTGTTGGACGTATCCTTCGATGGACGGGTGATTGTGATCACCTACCACGCGTTGGCGCCCGCCGAGGCGACTCCCGTGCCCGGCGACGATGCCGACCAGGCGGGATGGTTCGCGCCGGAGCAGCTCCCGCCGCTAGCCTTCGAGGGCATGCGCCAGGCGATCGCCATCTGGCAGCGTCGGCGCGCGGATCAGCGCTGA
- a CDS encoding serine hydrolase, whose product MHRSRFCAALLLGALLSACANATAPRTGADATATLPAPSAVVTATAEPAVWVFPPGSRIAGVDISGLTPARAIKMVSLGIAPLQRPIPLTTDPASVDDTTPKIMPYRVGLAFDVRAAVEQAEQRARAGEPVAIDWTPQVDQARLRQELEALAPQFEQLPASDVLTDERAITTTFTFRARPGITLDVDATAALLTPLLLDATRQYTQTVVLQETPVRRGPLADLERVLRAHVAYWDGVAGIYVHDLESGETLGINQDTVFSGASVMKVPIMIFTYAQLGALDEQQRAWMEGMILESDNLDANALLAAAVGGRGTEAALEGVNQMNEMLAALGLEHTYQLIPYESGEWLIQQSKLPQGGPPREGAPPYTEPDPYVRTTPREMGQLFVMLEQCAQGQGPLLEHFGARLTRELCQEMIDWLIVPHDPDRMLAGIPDDVPVAHKGGWIDDMQSDVGIVYSPGGRYVAALYVWREGYVTDVFASPSPYLGDFSHTIYTFFNPEPLTE is encoded by the coding sequence ATGCACCGATCTCGTTTTTGTGCCGCCCTGCTGCTCGGCGCACTGCTGAGCGCCTGTGCTAACGCCACTGCGCCCCGTACCGGCGCGGATGCGACGGCCACGTTGCCTGCGCCCAGTGCTGTGGTCACGGCGACCGCCGAGCCCGCGGTCTGGGTCTTTCCCCCAGGGAGTCGCATCGCCGGTGTGGACATCAGTGGTCTCACACCGGCGCGCGCGATCAAAATGGTCTCGCTGGGGATCGCCCCGTTGCAACGGCCCATCCCGCTGACCACCGATCCCGCCAGCGTAGATGACACGACACCCAAAATCATGCCCTACCGGGTGGGTCTGGCCTTCGATGTGCGCGCCGCCGTGGAACAGGCCGAGCAGCGCGCGCGTGCGGGCGAGCCCGTGGCGATCGACTGGACGCCGCAGGTGGATCAGGCACGCCTGCGGCAGGAGCTGGAGGCGCTCGCGCCGCAGTTCGAACAACTGCCCGCCAGCGATGTGCTAACCGATGAGCGGGCGATCACCACCACCTTCACCTTCCGCGCGCGGCCCGGCATAACCCTCGACGTGGACGCCACCGCCGCCTTGCTCACGCCGCTGCTGCTCGACGCCACGCGTCAATACACGCAGACCGTGGTGCTGCAAGAGACGCCGGTGCGGCGTGGTCCGCTGGCCGATCTGGAGCGTGTGTTGCGTGCGCATGTCGCCTACTGGGATGGTGTGGCCGGCATCTACGTACACGATCTGGAAAGCGGCGAGACGCTCGGCATCAACCAGGACACCGTCTTTTCGGGCGCCAGTGTTATGAAAGTGCCGATCATGATCTTCACCTACGCGCAGCTCGGCGCGCTCGACGAGCAGCAACGCGCCTGGATGGAGGGCATGATCCTGGAGAGCGACAACCTGGATGCCAACGCGCTGCTCGCGGCGGCCGTGGGCGGGCGGGGCACCGAGGCAGCGCTGGAGGGTGTCAACCAGATGAACGAGATGCTGGCCGCCTTGGGCCTGGAGCACACCTACCAGCTCATCCCCTACGAGTCGGGCGAATGGCTGATCCAGCAGTCGAAACTGCCGCAGGGCGGGCCACCCCGCGAAGGCGCGCCACCCTATACCGAGCCCGACCCCTATGTGCGCACGACGCCGCGCGAGATGGGGCAGCTCTTTGTGATGCTGGAGCAGTGCGCCCAGGGCCAGGGCCCGCTGCTGGAGCACTTCGGCGCGCGGCTGACCCGCGAGCTGTGCCAGGAGATGATCGACTGGCTGATCGTGCCGCACGATCCGGATCGCATGCTGGCCGGCATCCCGGATGACGTACCGGTGGCGCACAAGGGCGGCTGGATCGACGACATGCAGAGTGATGTGGGTATTGTCTACAGCCCTGGTGGTCGCTATGTTGCCGCGCTCTACGTCTGGCGCGAGGGCTACGTGACCGACGTCTTCGCCTCGCCATCGCCCTACCTGGGCGACTTCTCGCACACGATCTACACCTTCTTCAACCCTGAGCCGCTGACGGAATAG